A stretch of the Macaca mulatta isolate MMU2019108-1 chromosome 16, T2T-MMU8v2.0, whole genome shotgun sequence genome encodes the following:
- the CHAD gene encoding chondroadherin — translation MASPMLLLSLGLLAGLLPALAACPQNCHCHGDLQHVICDKVGLQKIPKVSEKTKLLNLQRNNFPVLAANSFRAMPNLVSLHLQHCQIREVAAGAFRGLKQLIYLYLSHNDIRVLRAGAFDDLTELTYLYLDHNKVTELPRGLLSPLVNLFILQLNNNKIRELRAGAFQGAKDLRWLYLSENALSSLQPGALDDVENLAKFHVDRNQLSSYPSAALSKLRVVEELKLSHNPLKSIPDNAFQSFGRYLETLWLDNTNLEKFSDGAFLGVTTLKHAHLENNRLNHLPSNFPFDSLETLTLTNNPWKCTCQLRGLRRWLEAKASRPDATCASPAKFKGQHIRDTDAFRSCKFPTKRSKKAGRH, via the exons ATGGCCAGCCCAATGCTCTTgctcagcctcggcctcctggctGGTCTGCTGCCGGCGCTGGCCGCCTGCCCCCAGAACTGCCACTGCCACGGCGACCTGCAGCACGTCATTTGCGACAAGGTGGGGCTGCAGAAGATCCCCAAGGTATCAGAGAAGACAAAGCTGCTCAACCTACAGCGCAACAACTTCCCGGTGCTGGCTGCCAACTCGTTTCGGGCCATGCCGAACCTCGTGTCGCTGCACCTGCAGCACTGCCAGATTCGCGAGGTGGCCGCCGGTGCCTTCCGCGGCCTCAAGCAGCTTATCTACTTGTACCTGTCCCATAACGACATCCGCGTGCTGCGCGCAGGTGCCTTCGACGACCTGACCGAGCTGACCTACCTCTACCTGGACCACAACAAGGTCACCGAGCTGCCCCGGGGGTTGCTCTCCCCGCTGGTCAACCTCTTCATCTTGcagctcaacaacaacaaaatccgtGAGCTGCGCGCAGGCGCCTTCCAGGGAGCCAAGGACCTGCGCTGGCTCTACCTGTCGGAAAACGCGCTGAGCTCCCTGCAGCCCGGGGCCCTGGACGACGTGGAGAACCTCGCCAAATTCCACGTGGACAGGAACCAGCTGTCCAGCTACCCCTCGGCTGCCCTGAGCAAGCTACGGGTGGTGGAGGAGCTGAAGCTGTCCCACAACCCCCTGAAAAGCATCCCGGACAATGCCTTCCAGTCCTTTGGCAGATACCTGGAAACCCTCTGGCTGGACAACACTAACCTGGAGAAG TTCTCAGATGGTGCCTTCCTGGGTGTAACCACACTGAAACACGCCCATTTGGAGAACAACCGCCTGAACCACCTGCCTTCCAACTTCCCTTTCGACAGCCTGGAGACCCTCACCCTTACCAACAACCCCTGGAAGTGTACCTGCCAGCTCCGGGGTCTTCGGCG GTGGCTAGAAGCCAAGGCCTCCCGCCCAGATGCCACCTGTGCCTCACCTGCCAAGTTCAAGGGCCAACACATCCGTGACACAGACGCCTTCCGCAGCTGCAAGTTCCCTACCAAGAGGTCCAAGAAAGCTGGCCGCCATTAA